Proteins from one Embleya scabrispora genomic window:
- a CDS encoding rhodanese-like domain-containing protein — protein sequence MTALISRDELRAEIAGGTVILVDALGGEYWAKQHLPGAVALVRDDVDTLAPTLLPDRDAAIVTYCSNPGCPNSGQVADRLTRLGYTNVRKYAEGIEDWVGAGLPTESA from the coding sequence ATGACCGCGCTCATCAGCCGGGACGAGCTGCGCGCCGAGATCGCCGGCGGCACCGTGATTCTTGTGGACGCGCTCGGTGGGGAGTACTGGGCCAAGCAGCATCTGCCGGGGGCCGTTGCCCTGGTTCGGGACGACGTGGACACCCTGGCGCCGACGTTGCTGCCCGATCGTGACGCCGCGATCGTCACCTACTGCTCGAACCCGGGCTGCCCGAACAGCGGCCAGGTGGCCGATCGGCTGACGCGCCTCGGGTACACGAACGTGCGCAAGTACGCCGAGGGCATCGAGGATTGGGTCGGCGCCGGGCTGCCCACCGAGTCCGCCTGA